One genomic window of Prochlorococcus marinus str. NATL2A includes the following:
- a CDS encoding RNA-binding S4 domain-containing protein, with product MKLDQFLKFMGIVQTGGEAKMIIKSGKISVNGMVETRRGRKLIDGDQISFANETYIVPNSDPLGRKLARSEK from the coding sequence ATGAAATTAGATCAATTTTTAAAATTCATGGGAATCGTTCAGACTGGAGGTGAAGCCAAAATGATTATTAAGTCAGGAAAAATATCAGTAAATGGCATGGTGGAAACAAGAAGAGGTAGGAAATTAATTGATGGAGATCAAATTTCTTTTGCAAATGAAACATACATTGTTCCAAATTCTGATCCTCTAGGCCGTAAGTTGGCAAGAAGCGAAAAATGA